GGTCAGCGGGTTGACGATAAACAGGTGCGACGTCGCCGGTGTGGCCTCCTGCATGGGTACGGCCTGAGCGCCCATTTGCAGTTTGCGCAAGGCGCTGGCCAAGGCCTGGGGCTTGCCGCAGATGCGGGCGCCGGAGGCGTCAGCCAGATACTCCCGCGAGCGGGAGACCGCCATCTGGATCAGCATGGCCGCCATGGGGGCGATAATGGCCACGGCCAAGCTGCCGAGCATGCCGCCGCCTTCCTCGTCTTCGCCGCGGCCGGCACCGAAAATGGCGGCCCACTGCAGCATGTTGCCGAGCATGGCGATGGCGCCGGCGAAGGTGGCGGCTAGTGTGGAAATGAGCGTATCGCGGTTCTGAACATGGGCCAGCTCATGGGCCATGACCCCTTCAAGCTCGTCTTCCGTGAGCAGCCGCATGATGCCTTCGGTGGCGGCGACGGCGGCATTCTGCGGATTGCGCCCGGTGGCAAAGGCATTGGGGGCCTCCGAGGGGATGATGTAGACCTTGGGCATGGGCAGGCCGGCCTGCTGGCTGAGGCGGCGCACCATGCCGTAGAAGCCCGGATTGTCAGCTTCGGTGACTTCCCTGGCCTTGTACATCTTGAGCACGATCTTGTCCGAGTACCAGTAGGAGAAGAAGTTCATGCCCCCGGCGATGAGAAAGGCGATGATCATGCCCGACTGGCCGCCGATGGCGCTGCCCATAAAAACCAGGAGCAGGGTGAGACTGGTCAGCAGAAGCGTGGTTTTAATACGGTTCATGGTTTGTCCTCCGTACGCGCTGTTTGTGCGGCGGGTAATAAAAAAGACCTTTACCCGCGGCATGGTGAAATGCTGTGGATAAAGGTCTTGCAGATTGCGACGAAGCGTCGTAACCCCGCGTCCGGGAGGCGTGGCCTCCGTAATGACGAAACGCGGGTCGGTCATGTCTCCGACCGATTGCTACTCCCCTTTAACACAGTGATGTTATCTAAAGGCCCCCAGGTTTGTCAACAGGAATCAGTCCTGTCTGCCTCAGGCGCCGCCGTAGGAATGCAGGCCGGACAGCACGAGATTGACTCCCAAATAGCAGAAAATGGTGGCGGCAAAGCCGACGATGGACAGCCAGGCTGCCCTTTTTCCTACCCAGCCCCGAGTGAAACGGGCGTGCAGAAACGCGGCGTAGACAAACCAGACGATCAGGCTCCAGGTCTCTTTCGGATCCCAGCTCCAGTAGGTGCCCCAGGCATAGTTGGCCCAGGCCGCCCCCGTGATGATGCCCAGGGTCAGCATGGGGAAGCCGAACATGATCGCTTTGTAGTTGATGTCGTCCAGCACCCGAATGTCGGGAAAGAGGGCAAGGATGCCGTGTTTGTTGTCCTTGTCCTTTTGCGTATCAAGGATCAGGTACATGATGGAGGCGCCGCAGGCGATGGCGAAGCCGGCGTAGCCGAGAAAACAGGTGATGACGTGATAGGTCAGCCAGTTGCTCTGCAGTGCGGGCACCAGCGGAGCGATGGCGTCATCAAGGCCGAGCTGGGCCCAGGTCATGCCGATGAAGGCGAAGGGGATGACAAAGGCCCCGACGGCCCGTTGTTTGTACTTCAGATCCATCAGCAGGTAGACCAGCAGAATCGACCAGGCAAAGAAGACCACCGATTCATACAGGTTGGAGAGGGGAGCCTGGTTGTAACCCATGTCCACCGCTTCAAAGTAGCGCAGGGCAATACCGGCCGTGTTGGCGGCAAAACCGGCCCAGGCCACGGCCGTGGCGGCCAGGGCGAGCTTGGGGGAGCGGGCGATAAGATAGACGAGAAAAAGCACCATCGAGGCAAAATAGCCGATAGTGGTCAGGTTAAAGAGTTGCACGCTGTTCATAAAAAGATCTCCTTGGATGACAAGCGGGATCAACCCGCCAGATCCTTGCTCAGGTTTTTTTTCAGTTCATCAAAATAGAGCGCAAAGGCGGCCTGGTTGCGGTGGGCGGAGGCGCCCAGGTGAACGACACTGCCCTCGCCCTTGGGTTCGATGGTGATCCAAAGGCGGCGATGGGAAATCATGAAAGCGGCCATGGTGCCAAAAATCATCAGCAGGCAGCCGATCCATACCACCCAGACGCCGGGGTCCTTGTTGACCTGCAGGCCGGTATACTGGGGCTGCTTGTAGTCCAACAGGGCAAAGGCGAATTCCCCGCCGCGGCGGCTGTCGAAGTCAGGATAATTTTGCAGCACGATGAAGGGATTGCCGTGTCGCCCGTCCGGTGTGTTGACGTGCATCTGTACAGCCGGGCCCATGCCCTGGTAGGACTGAGCATAGCCGGTGACCGCAAAGGAATATCCGTTTGGCAGGGGCGTGTGGTCGCCTTCCCGGTTTGTGGCGACAAAGGGGGTTCCTCCTTTGGGCGTCACCCGCATGCGGATGGTGGCCGGGCCGGCAGGGCCGTAGCTTGACTGGTAAAAAGTGATCCCTTTGTAGTTTAGCGGCGTGTTGACGATGATCTTTCGATCGGAAATGACCTCCTGATCATCCTCGATGACATCCAGAACGCTGGCGTACTCTTTGGGGCGCATGCTGTTATCGTAGTAGGTGACGCTGAAGGAGTCGCAGCGCACCGTAAAGCCCAGGTCGATGGGGTCACCGCCGCCGCGGGGCCAGACCTGGTTGACCTGGTCACCCTCGACAATATTGACGAACGCCTTGTATCCCCAGATGTTGCCAATGATGGCGCCGATGAAGATGATGAGGATAGAGAGGTGGGTCACGTAGACGCCGAACCGGGCCCAGGCGGCTTTCTGGGCGAAGAGGTGCAGGCCGCCCTCGGTTCGGGTCAGCACCGGCCGCGCAAAACGGCTGCTCAGGCTTTCAGACAGAGCCTGGGCGGTTTCTTCGGCATTGTGCCTGCTGTCGAACTGGGTGTGGTTGGCCAGGGTTCGCAGGGTACCGAGTGCCATAATCAGGGATGGCTCCCGAACGGTC
The sequence above is a segment of the Desulfuromonas sp. KJ2020 genome. Coding sequences within it:
- the htpX gene encoding zinc metalloprotease HtpX, which gives rise to MNRIKTTLLLTSLTLLLVFMGSAIGGQSGMIIAFLIAGGMNFFSYWYSDKIVLKMYKAREVTEADNPGFYGMVRRLSQQAGLPMPKVYIIPSEAPNAFATGRNPQNAAVAATEGIMRLLTEDELEGVMAHELAHVQNRDTLISTLAATFAGAIAMLGNMLQWAAIFGAGRGEDEEGGGMLGSLAVAIIAPMAAMLIQMAVSRSREYLADASGARICGKPQALASALRKLQMGAQAVPMQEATPATSHLFIVNPLTGRSLANLFSTHPPMDDRVAKLEAMASGRN
- the ccsB gene encoding c-type cytochrome biogenesis protein CcsB — encoded protein: MNSVQLFNLTTIGYFASMVLFLVYLIARSPKLALAATAVAWAGFAANTAGIALRYFEAVDMGYNQAPLSNLYESVVFFAWSILLVYLLMDLKYKQRAVGAFVIPFAFIGMTWAQLGLDDAIAPLVPALQSNWLTYHVITCFLGYAGFAIACGASIMYLILDTQKDKDNKHGILALFPDIRVLDDINYKAIMFGFPMLTLGIITGAAWANYAWGTYWSWDPKETWSLIVWFVYAAFLHARFTRGWVGKRAAWLSIVGFAATIFCYLGVNLVLSGLHSYGGA
- a CDS encoding cytochrome c biogenesis protein ResB, coding for MTTPKYNLLHSVWNFFCSLKLTIFTLIMLALTSIIGTVIQQNRTPEEYLRQYGEGLYTLFERLQFFDMYRAWWFLALLVLFCLNLIACSIKRLPGVWKTVREPSLIMALGTLRTLANHTQFDSRHNAEETAQALSESLSSRFARPVLTRTEGGLHLFAQKAAWARFGVYVTHLSILIIFIGAIIGNIWGYKAFVNIVEGDQVNQVWPRGGGDPIDLGFTVRCDSFSVTYYDNSMRPKEYASVLDVIEDDQEVISDRKIIVNTPLNYKGITFYQSSYGPAGPATIRMRVTPKGGTPFVATNREGDHTPLPNGYSFAVTGYAQSYQGMGPAVQMHVNTPDGRHGNPFIVLQNYPDFDSRRGGEFAFALLDYKQPQYTGLQVNKDPGVWVVWIGCLLMIFGTMAAFMISHRRLWITIEPKGEGSVVHLGASAHRNQAAFALYFDELKKNLSKDLAG